A genomic stretch from Megalobrama amblycephala isolate DHTTF-2021 linkage group LG22, ASM1881202v1, whole genome shotgun sequence includes:
- the apoob gene encoding apolipoprotein O, b: MSNLRKITKVVLPVAVPGALGLMSATVFAASEAKENNTTLMTDELSLYNMPESQLRYEEPEVGHVQQGVASVRKTVEPYISWCQEKTQFTVEKVQSYYKTVEPGVNTTQNIVKDIYAFLNDPPSEFYPSVGVIGFSGILGLYFAKGSIVKRLIFPTGLMALSASMFYPQHAVSVARTTKDYIFSLSSEGRVVLEELLRGKSPSKDKVEKTQKTESQKSS, encoded by the exons ATGTCAAATCTAAGGAAAATAACCAag GTGGTGCTGCCCGTGGCAGTGCCTGGAGCCCTTGGCCTGATGTCTGCCACTGTTTTTGCTGCAAGCGAGGCCAAAGAAAATAACACCACCCTGATGACTGATGAG ctTTCACTCTATAACATGCCTGAGTCCCAGCTGAGGTACGAGGAGCCCGAGGTTGGTCATGTTCAGCAGGGTGTGGCGTCTGTGAGAAAGACGGTGGAACCTTATATTTCATGGTGTCAG GAAAAGACACAGTTTACTGTGGAGAAAGTACAG TCTTACTACAAGACTGTTGAGCCTGGTGTGAATACCACTCAAAATATTGTAAAGG atatatatgcatttttgaATGACCCTCCATCTGAGTTCTACCCCAGTGTGGGTGTTATAGGGTTTTCTGGAATTCTTggactttattttgcaaaag GCAGCATAGTCAAGAGACTGATATTCCCCACTGGGCTCATGGCTCTCAGCGCCTCCATGTTCTACCCACAACATGCCGTCTCCGTTGCCAGG aCCACAAAAGACTACATATTTTCCTTGAGTTCAGAAGGGCGAGTTGTTTTGGAAGAGCTGCTGAGAGGGAAGTCACCATCCAAGGACAAA GTTGAGAAGACACAGAAAACAGAAAGCCAAAAATCAAGTTGA
- the ropn1l gene encoding ropporin-1-like protein — MPPPETMYCAQQINIPPELPNILKQFTKAAIKTQPHDVLQWAADYFSALSKGQGLPVKEKLEMPVATQKTDTGLTPGLLKILHQQLTSKECVTKEELLLKWKDLCLPIEQLDTILALGNFTENINWMQFFALGCSALGGTIMSALKHACEILTEDPEGGAAQIPFDTFQRLYTYLAHLDGEIPKEQINNFLHRLEEECQGGMVQPSNFTSFRSAEE, encoded by the exons ATGCCTCCTCCTGAAACAATGTACTGCGCCCAGCAGATCAACATCCCTCCAGAGCTGCctaatattttaaagcaattCACAAAAGCTGCGATTAAGACACAGCCACATGATGTGCTGCAATGGGCAGCTGA CTATTTTTCAGCATTATCAAAAGGTCAGGGTCTACCAGTCAAGGAGAAGCTGGAAATGCCAGTGGCAACTCAGAAAACAGACACAGGACTTACACCAGGCCTTCTAAAGATCCTTCATCAACAG CTCACATCTAAAGAATGCGTTACAAAAGAGGAGCTTCTTTTGAAGTGGAAAGATCTGTGCTTGCCAATCGAACAGCTTGACACAATCCTCGCTCTTGGAAACTTCACTGAAAATATCAATTGGATGCAGTTTTTTGCTCTCGGATGCAGTGCTTTGGGTGGG ACCATCATGAGTGCTTTGAAACATGCATGTGAAATACTCACAGAGGACCCTGAGGGTGGTGCAGCCCAGATTCCTTTCGACACATTTCAGAGGCTGTACACATACTTGGCCCATCTGGATGGAGAAATTCCTAAAGAACAGATCAACAACTTCTTGCACCGTTTAGAGGA AGAATGCCAAGGAGGAATGGTGCAACCTTCAAATTTTACAAGCTTCCGAAGCGCTGAGGAGTAG
- the LOC125258511 gene encoding arylamine N-acetyltransferase, pineal gland isozyme NAT-3-like has product MDVQKYLARIGCSGPCPPTLDTLRHVHRNHLMAVPFENLTIHIGERVRLELPLLYEKIVLMRRGGFCFENNGLFSWLLSQLGFEVTILSAQVKNRFTGAYGPPFDHFIMMVKLDGHRWLCDVGFGSGFQLPLSLETDSPQVQSHGVYRLKSQGDFIFMEMKSETEVLESAEECWLEQYKFTLEPRERDDFRAMCDYHQSSVSSIFFCKSLCSLLLPTGRITIMGRRLIITTLTSVDGHQAMKTTTDLSDEEITELLREKFGIVLPSPLTPKDVEIVPPPVTY; this is encoded by the coding sequence ATGGATGTTCAGAAGTATTTGGCACGTATCGGCTGTTCTGGTCCATGTCCTCCGACATTGGACACATTACGACACGTTCACCGGAATCACTTAATGGCAGTTCCCTTTGAGAATCTCACTATTCACATCGGAGAGCGGGTCAGGCTTGAATTGCCACTTCTATATGAAAAAATCGTCCTCATGCGCCGTGGAGGATTCTGCTTTGAGAATAATGGACTCTTCTCTTGGCTCTTGTCTCAGCTGGGCTTTGAAGTGACTATTCTCAGCGCACAGGTCAAGAATCGGTTCACCGGGGCTTACGGACCTCCCTTCGACCACTTCATCATGATGGTGAAGCTGGATGGACACAGATGGCTCTGTGATGTTGGGTTTGGATCCGGTTTCcagctccctctctctcttgaGACAGACAGTCCTCAAGTCCAGAGCCATGGAGTGTATCGCCTCAAATCTCAGGGAGACTTTATTTTCATGgaaatgaaatctgagactgAGGTATTAGAGAGTGCAGAAGAATGTTGGTTGGAGCAGTACAAGTTCACTCTTGAGCCACGTGAAAGAGATGATTTCAGAGCCATGTGTGACTACCATCAGAGTTCTGTTAGCTCGATTTTCTTCTGCAAGTCTCTCTGTTCACTCTTATTACCCACTGGAAGAATCACAATCATGGGCCGCAGACTGATTATAACCACTTTGACCTCAGTGGATGGACACCAAGCTATGAAAACCACAACAGATCTTTCAGATGAAGAAATTACAGAGTTGTTGAGAGAGAAGTTTGGAATTGTTCTTCCCTCTCCACTTACTCCAAAAGATGTTGAGATTGTACCACCACCAGTtacttattaa